The proteins below come from a single Branchiostoma floridae strain S238N-H82 chromosome 5, Bfl_VNyyK, whole genome shotgun sequence genomic window:
- the LOC118416255 gene encoding tripartite motif-containing protein 3-like, producing the protein MASSWKLTAIQQEGENVSFLDYVYRLSLGSISTRIHSEADCCEEYSPVLCGKKGWTLVKSVGKRGTDNDDCCWPSCVIVSQDGDVIVADRTDKCLKVFKSQTWELRREIPLSYKPLCMALCDNNTLVITGDAQNIHVLDYLHGKDKCVIQVTGPVGPVCPSGVAVDSLGRIIVTSRGQGYVLNGNGDVLTILDGESQGQLGDYLHVTTNSKNDIVLSDFFNSCVHVFDSTGRLVKSFGSQGSRDGQLDHPMAICTDGMDNILVADSENHRIAKFSANGDFVEHVATRESSLKFPYAVTMSEDQRQLIVCDCDFNGFIKVFSMDDL; encoded by the coding sequence ATGGCATCCTCTTGGAAGCTGACTGCAATTCAACAAGAAGGGGAAAATGTCAGCTTTCTGGATTATGTTTATCGTCTATCACTGGGGTCAATATCAACGCGGATCCACAGTGAAGCCGACTGTTGTGAAGAGTACAGTCCCGTGCTGTGTGGCAAGAAAGGTTGGACGCTGGTGAAGAGTGTTGGAAAACGCGGGACAGACAATGACGACTGCTGCTGGCCAAGTTGCGTGATTGTGAGCCAAGACGGAGATGTCATAGTGGCTGACCGCACGGACAAATGCCTTAAGGTATTTAAGAGTCAAACCTGGGAATTGAGGAGGGAAATCCCTTTGAGCTATAAGCCACTCTGCATGGCATTGTGTGACAACAATACCTTAGTGATAACAGGTGACGCCCAAAACATCCACGTGTTGGATTACCTGCATGGGAAGGACAAGTGTGTCATCCAGGTGACTGGGCCGGTAGGGCCCGTTTGCCCATCTGGTGTAGCTGTGGACAGTTTGGGACGGATCATTGTCACTTCCCGCGGGCAGGGTTACGTCCTGAACGGCAATGGTGATGTGTTGACAATCCTGGACGGTGAAAGTCAGGGTCAGTTGGGAGACTATCTACACGTTACCACCAACAGTAAGAACGACATCGTGCTGAGCGATTTCTTCAACagttgtgtgcatgtgtttgacTCAACCGGCCGACTTGTGAAGAGTTTCGGTTCACAAGGATCGAGGGACGGTCAGTTGGACCATCCCATGGCTATCTGTACGGACGGGATGGACAACATTCTTGTGGCAGACTCAGAAAACCATCGCATTGCCAAGTTCAGTGCGAATGGGGACTTCGTGGAACACGTGGCCACGCGGGAAAGCAGCTTGAAGTTCCCCTATGCAGTGACGATGTCTGAAGACCAGAGACAGCTGATAGTCTGTGATTGTGACTTCAACGGTTTTATCAAAGTGTTTTCCATGGACGATTTATAA